GATGTACGACGTTCTTCATCCATAACCCCAATTTTTAATGTATAGCGCTCTAAGCCAATTAAATCTTCCACTTTTGCAAATAACTTATTGGCAAATGCTACTTCTGCTGGACCATGCATTTTTGGTTTTACAATGTACACTGAACCTTTTTGCGAATTTTTGTGCTGACCACTACCTAACACTTCATGCTTCGCAATTAAACTCGTAATAACCCCGTCCATAATGCCTTCAGGAACTTCATTACCGTCGTTATCTAAAATAGCTGGGTTTGTCATTAAATGCCCCACATTACGAACAAACATTAACGAACGACCATTTAATGTTACAGCCTCTCCATTAACCCCTGTGTATGCACGGTTTGGATTTAATGTACGTGTCATTGTTTTCGAACCTTTTTCAAATGTTGCTGAAAGGTCGCCCTTCATTAGACCTAACCAATTTGAATACACCTCAACCTTGTCTTCTGCATCTACTGCCGCCACAGAATCCTCGCAGTCCATAATTGTCGTCACTGCTGATTCTAAATAAACATCCTTCACGCCTGCCATATCATCTTTACCAATTGGATGCGCACGATCGATTTGGATTTCAATGTGTAGATCATTATTTACTAGTAAAACGGCTGTTGGTGTACTAGCATTCCCTTGATAACCAACTAACTTTTCACCTTGAGCTAAAGTTGTTTTTGTTCCATCTACTAATGTCACTTCAAGGGCACCATCGACAATTACGTAGCTTGTTACATCTGCATGCGAACCTTGCTGTAACGCAGCCGCCTTATTTAAAAAATCCTTTGCATAGGCAATTACTTTATTTCCACGCGTCGGATTGTAGCCTTTACCTGCTGCAGCTCCATCTTCGTCACTAATAACATCCGTGCCATAAAGCGCATCATACAAACTACCCCAGCGTGCATTTGCTGCATTAATTGCATAGCGTGCATTATTTACAGGTACTACTAGCTGAGGGCCTGCTTGTATCGTAATCTCATCATCTACATTTTCTGTTTCAACTTTATAATCCTCTACTTTTGGTCCTAAGTAGCCGATTTCTTGTAAAAAAGCTTTATACTGATCAAAGTTTAAGTTTTCTTTATTTTCTTTATGCCACTCATTAATTTGCGTTTGTAACTCCTCACGACGAGCTAATAGCGCTTTATTTTCTAGTGCTAACTCATGAATTAATTGGTCAAAGCCTGCCCAAAAGCTATCCTGTTCTACACCGCTTTCAGGTAATACACGATTATTAATAAAATTTGCTAATTGCTCAGCAACTTGTAAATTTCCTACCTGTACATAATTCGTCATAAAAAAATCCCCCTTTAAGTAATTGTATCCCCTGTTCTTAAGGAAAATTATACTTGAAGGAGGTACTATAAATAAAATACATATTTTGAATAAACATTATGCACTTTAACTATATTGTATACAAAAAAACACCTCGCAAGCGTCCCTACGAGGTGTTTTAGAAAATTAGCTATAAGCTAAAATTATTTTTGGATAGAAGCAACTACGCCAGCGCCTACAGTACGGCCACCCTCACGGATAGAGAACTTAGTACCTTCTTCAAGAGCGATTGGAGCGATTAATTCTACAGTCATTTCGATGTTATCGCCAGGCATAACCATTTCTACGCCTTCTGGTAACATACAAATACCAGTTACGTCAGTTGTACGGAAGTAGAACTGAGGACGGTAGTTAGAGAAGAATGGAGTGTGACGTCCACCCTCTTCTTTTGATAATACATAAACTTCAGCTTTGAAGTTTGTGTGTGGAGTGATTGAACCTGGTTTAGCTAATACTTGACCACGTTGGATATCTTCACGAGCGATACCACGTAATAAAGCACCGATGTTGTCACCAGCTTCAGCGTAATCTAATAATTTACGGAACATTTCTACACCAGTTACAGTTGTAGTTTTAGCTTCTTCTTCGATACCGATAACTTCTACAACGTCACCAACTTTAACTTGACCACGTTCAACACGGCCAGTTGCTACTGTACCACGACCAGTGATAGAGAATACGTCCTCTACTGGCATCATGAATGGTTTGTCAGTTTGACGTTCTGGAGTTGGGATGTAAGAATCAACAGCGTCCATTAATTCGATAATTTTAGCTTCCCATTCTGGTTCGCCTTCTAATGCTTTAAGAGCTGAACCTTTGATTACTGGTAGGTCGTCGCCTGGGAAGTCATATTCAGATAGTAAGTCACGGATTTCCATTTCTACTAATTCTAATAATTCTTCGTCATCAACCATATCACATTTGTTCATGAATACTACTAAGTAAGGAACACCTACTTGTTTAGAAAGTAAGATGTGCTCACGAGTTTGTGGCATTGGGCCGTCAGCAGCAGATACTACTAAGATACCGCCGTCCATTTGTGCAGCACCAGTGATCATGTTTTTAACATAGTCAGCGTGTCCTGGGCAGTCTACGTGTGCGTAGTGACGAGTTGCAGTTTCATATTCAACGTGAGAAGTGTTGATTGTGATACCACGCTCTTTTTCTTCTGGTGCGTTGTCGATGTCAGCGTAAGATTTAGCTTCTCCACCCATTGCTTTTGATAATACTGTTGCGATAGCAGCAGTTAAAGTAGTTTTACCATGGTCAACGTGTCCGATAGTACCAACGTTAGCATGTGTTTTTGAACGGTCAAATTTTTCTTTAGCCATTTGAAATTGCCTCCTCAGAGATATGTTTTATTTTTTAAATTTATTCTAAGATTGCTGATTATAAATGGGCCCATCTATAATCAGTCAATCATAGTTTACAAATTAGTTATACTTTAAACAAGATGAAATTTCAATTATTCACCTTTATTTTTTTTGATGATGTCTTCTGCAATTGATTTTGGTACTTCTTCATAATGATCGAATGTCATTGAGAATACACCGCGACCTTGAGTTGCAGAACGTAAAGTTGTAGCATATCCGAACATTTCAGATAGTGGAACCATAGAACGTACTACTTGAGAGTTACCGCGAGCTTCCATACCCTCAACGCGTCCGCGACGAGCAGTAATGTTACCCATGATATCACCAAGGTACTCTTCTGGAATTACAACTTCTACTTTCATCATTGGCTCTAAAATTACTGCGTCACAACGCTTCGCAGCTTCTTTTAATGCCATAGATGCAGCAATTTTGAACGCCATCTCATTCGAGTCAACGTCATGGTAAGAACCGAATACTAATTTCGCTTTAATGTCGATTAGTGGGTAACCAGCTACTACACCGCGGTCAAGAGAGTCACGAAGACCCGCTTCTACTGCAGGAATGTATTCACGAGGTACTACACC
This portion of the Solibacillus daqui genome encodes:
- a CDS encoding malate synthase G, which codes for MTNYVQVGNLQVAEQLANFINNRVLPESGVEQDSFWAGFDQLIHELALENKALLARREELQTQINEWHKENKENLNFDQYKAFLQEIGYLGPKVEDYKVETENVDDEITIQAGPQLVVPVNNARYAINAANARWGSLYDALYGTDVISDEDGAAAGKGYNPTRGNKVIAYAKDFLNKAAALQQGSHADVTSYVIVDGALEVTLVDGTKTTLAQGEKLVGYQGNASTPTAVLLVNNDLHIEIQIDRAHPIGKDDMAGVKDVYLESAVTTIMDCEDSVAAVDAEDKVEVYSNWLGLMKGDLSATFEKGSKTMTRTLNPNRAYTGVNGEAVTLNGRSLMFVRNVGHLMTNPAILDNDGNEVPEGIMDGVITSLIAKHEVLGSGQHKNSQKGSVYIVKPKMHGPAEVAFANKLFAKVEDLIGLERYTLKIGVMDEERRTSLNLKACIKEVKNRVVFINTGFLDRTGDEIHTSMEAGAMIRKGEMKVSTWLTSYEKSNVIVGLNAGLQGRAQIGKGMWAMPDLMAEMIKQKIGHPQAGANTAWVPSPTAATLHATHYHEVNVKDVQKGIATSEDLQDAILQIPVAPSTDWSPGEIQQELDNNAQGILGYVVRWVEHGVGCSKVPDINNIGLMEDRATLRISSQHVANWLHHGICTTAQVEETLKRMAKVVDEQNADDAAYSPMSANYEDSVAFQAASDLVFKGYDQPSGYTEPILHQKRIEAKAKQKVNA
- the tuf gene encoding elongation factor Tu, whose translation is MAKEKFDRSKTHANVGTIGHVDHGKTTLTAAIATVLSKAMGGEAKSYADIDNAPEEKERGITINTSHVEYETATRHYAHVDCPGHADYVKNMITGAAQMDGGILVVSAADGPMPQTREHILLSKQVGVPYLVVFMNKCDMVDDEELLELVEMEIRDLLSEYDFPGDDLPVIKGSALKALEGEPEWEAKIIELMDAVDSYIPTPERQTDKPFMMPVEDVFSITGRGTVATGRVERGQVKVGDVVEVIGIEEEAKTTTVTGVEMFRKLLDYAEAGDNIGALLRGIAREDIQRGQVLAKPGSITPHTNFKAEVYVLSKEEGGRHTPFFSNYRPQFYFRTTDVTGICMLPEGVEMVMPGDNIEMTVELIAPIALEEGTKFSIREGGRTVGAGVVASIQK